Proteins from a genomic interval of Hemicordylus capensis ecotype Gifberg chromosome 14, rHemCap1.1.pri, whole genome shotgun sequence:
- the LOC128337690 gene encoding zinc finger protein 781-like has translation MQGRTHINAWNVERASAQVDIFLYTIEPTLGRNHINAWSVERASAQEELLLYTTEHTLGRNHINSRSVEKASSRVEILLYTTEPTLERNHINAWSVERASAQEELLLYTTEPTLGRNHINAWSMERASAGEHILLYTIEPTLGRNHINARSVERASARVEILLYTTEPTLERNHINAWSVERASAQVHILLYTTEPTLERNHINAWSVERASAQEELLLYTTEPTLGRNHINARSVVRASARVEILLYTTEPTLERNHINAWSVERTSAQVEYLLYTTEPTLEKNHINAWTVERASAREHILLYIVEHTLGIKHINA, from the coding sequence ATGCAAGGAAGAacccacataaatgcctggaatgtggaaagagcttcagcacaagtggatATCTTcttatacaccatagaacccacactggggagaaatcatataaatgcctggagtgttgaaagagcttcagcacaagaggagctcttactgtacaccacagaacacacactggggagaaaccacataaattcccggagtgtggaaaaagcttcatcAAGAGTGGAGATCTtactgtacaccacagaacccacactggagagaaaccacataaatgcctggagtgtggaaagagcttcagcacaagaggagctcttactgtacaccacagagcctacactggggagaaaccacataaatgcctggagtatggaaagagcttcagccggagagcacatcttattatacaccatagaacccacactggggagaaaccacataaatgcccggagtgtggaaagagcttcagcaagaGTGGAGATCTtactgtacaccacagaacccacactggagagaaaccacataaatgcctggagtgtggaaagagcttcagcacaagttcatatcttattgtacaccacagaacctacactggagagaaaccacataaatgcctggagtgtggaaagagcttcagcacaagaggAGCTCTTACTGTACACCACAGAGCCCACACTGGgtagaaaccacataaatgcccggagtgtggtaagagcttcagcacgagtggagatcttactgtacaccacagaacccacactggagagaaaccacataaatgcctggagtgtggaaagaacttcagcacAAGTAGAATACTTActatacaccacagaacccacactggagaaaaaccacataaatgcttggactgtggaaagggcttcagccagagagcacatcTTACTGTACATTGTAGAACACACCCTGGGTATAAAACACATAAATGCctga